A stretch of DNA from Syntrophorhabdales bacterium:
ACCTCGGTTAAAACGCTTTGGGCCCGCTCCGGATCCGGCTTGCCCACCAACTCGAGCGACAGAAACACATTCTCGAAGGCGGTGAGCGTAGGCAGGAGGTTGAAGAATTGAAACACGAATCCCAGGCTGAGCCTGCGCAGGTTTGTTCGTCCCTTCTCGCCAAGGAGCCTGAGATCTTGTCCGGTAACTTCTATGAGGCCCTTCGTGGGATAATCCAAACCGGCGATCAAGTTGAAGAGTGTGCTTTTCCCCGAGCCGCTTTTTCCGTAAAGCGCTATTACTTCACCTGCAGCTATTTCAAGACTGCTGCCGCGCAGGGCAGGAGCATTGGTGAGATCGTCCGCGTAATCCTTCCAGAGATCGACCACGCGAATTACTGTCTCGCTCATTCTTTTAGCTTCTCCCGGATTGCCCACCTGCCGGCCAAATGGAGGCAGGCTGCGAAGTTTTAGCACGCATCTTCCACGACAATCAAGCCGCAATAGATGTAGAAGCGCTCATTGCTTCAGTTTTATCCGGACCCTTTGAATCCTGCTGGGTTAAGGAAAGGAAACCTGATACATGGGAAAAGGAAAGGGAACAGTGGAGAGGGTTAGAACGTCTTCATGAACTTAATTCGCCAGCCCATGTCGTAGACGTGGCCAAAATTCGTGTCCCCGTCGCGATCCAGCTGTACCGCACGTCCAAAAAGAATGCTGCCATAATTACCCCATTGGTAGCCGACGAGCAGTTCAGTGTCTATATTGCTCTGATACAACTTCTTGAGCTCCATTTTGTCTGCGTTGCCGATGTTGGCCATGCCGACGAGTGTGCTCTCTTTGTTCACGTCGTACGACAAGAGGTAGGAACGGGCAGGGGTCTCCTGACGTGCTTCCGGTTTTGCCGCGGAGAATGACTGCGGGTAAAGCGAATAGGTCCGAACCTTGCTTTGTCCGTCGGCATGTTCATCAGTAGTACCTAGCTTTGAGAGATCGAGGCGCTCCCAGAAGACCTCGGACTCGCTTTTTGAGCCCGGCTCTGTACTCTGAACGCTTGTCTGGTTTTCATTCAGGAGAGGGGACACGCTACTAGAGGCATTATCCTGCGCATGCGAACCTGCGACAATCCCGAGGAGAAAAAACACCGAAAAAAGAAGAATCACCCGAATCGTTTTCATGGTATATACCATAATTTCTTTTTTCTACTTTCGTCTATAATTATAAGGCTTTATTGGGGCAAAATCAATGTGGCCCGGCCGAGAGATCACGCTTGACATCAGTGAAAATCAGAGTCGTGGAAACGCGGCGATGGGCAGCTGAAAATACAGGCTCCGCAGTGTGGCACAAAGGTGAACTGGTTCAAAGCGATATCAAAGGGATGAATTTTTGCGGATCGCAGCGCCTCCTGCCAGTCCTCATTTGTTGGTTCCGGCGGCATGGGAATTTTGGTTCTGCGGAAGCCTTTTTCAGGATAGAGCCACTTGCACTTGACTGTATGCAGCTTGGCATGCTCGAAATTCCTGTCGCCAATGGCCAATGATTCTTTTCCCCTCATCGCTGTGGTGGGGCACGCTCTAAGACATGCGTAGCCGCAATGATCAGGCTGACACAGCCTGGTTCCTTCATACATCGACGAGGGTTTCAACGGCGCATCAGTGATTACAGAGACAAGCCTCTGTCGGGGTCCGAATTCAGGGCTCAGCAGAAGGCCGCTGAAACCCAATTCTCCAAGACCGGCTGCCACAGCCGCATGTCGGTGGGAAAAGTCAGCTACAGTCCCGTATTTGTAGCTCAATCCCGTGGGCGGAAAG
This window harbors:
- a CDS encoding ABC transporter ATP-binding protein is translated as MSETVIRVVDLWKDYADDLTNAPALRGSSLEIAAGEVIALYGKSGSGKSTLFNLIAGLDYPTKGLIEVTGQDLRLLGEKGRTNLRRLSLGFVFQFFNLLPTLTAFENVFLSLELVGKPDPERAQSVLTEVGLGGKEHRYPNELSGGEQQRVAIARALVKRPSIILADEPTGNLDTATGDMILDLLTRKCRESRTTLIMATHAPLTCRYADRVLKMVDGIVVEDAASGVIIS